A single window of Methanoculleus sp. SDB DNA harbors:
- a CDS encoding MFS transporter: MNGNPAGEDTSLFGMPPEKGRWVLVAAGLIINLCLGSIYSWSVFVKPLTDYYTGVLGQTVTANDILMPFSVFLAFFAIAMPFAGKYIDIYGPRNVTIAGGMLTGLGWLLASFSTSVPMLYVVYGMIGGIGVGIAYGVPVAVSARWFPDRRGLAVGLTVLGFGFSAVFTANIAGYFIAAYGVMTTFRIFGVAFIILTLLLARPLKFPESGWVPRGWTPPAPKPGEHMQCECDRSMMLASPSFYGLWSCYFIGCLAGLMAISIAKPVGTDVGIETGLAIFLVGFFALFNGGGRPVFGALTDSVTPRNAAMISFVLIAVASLLMWQIPVIPVYILAFSILWGCLGGWLAVAPTTTASYFGTCDYPRCYGVVFLAYGAGAIAGPQLAGFIKTSSGSYIGVFPYVLALAVIGFFIAFFLMKPPKPVP, encoded by the coding sequence ATGAACGGTAATCCTGCGGGAGAAGATACATCCCTTTTTGGGATGCCCCCGGAAAAGGGAAGGTGGGTGCTCGTTGCAGCAGGCCTGATCATCAACCTCTGTCTGGGCTCCATCTATTCGTGGAGTGTCTTTGTAAAACCCCTTACCGATTATTACACCGGGGTGCTGGGACAGACGGTCACGGCAAATGACATCCTGATGCCGTTCTCGGTATTTCTAGCATTCTTTGCGATTGCCATGCCGTTTGCCGGGAAGTACATCGACATCTATGGCCCCCGGAACGTGACGATCGCGGGAGGAATGCTGACGGGGCTTGGCTGGCTTCTGGCCTCCTTCTCGACATCTGTTCCGATGCTCTACGTGGTATACGGAATGATCGGAGGGATAGGGGTGGGCATCGCATATGGGGTGCCGGTTGCCGTTTCCGCACGCTGGTTCCCCGACCGGAGGGGTCTTGCCGTCGGACTTACTGTTCTCGGGTTCGGATTTTCCGCGGTTTTCACCGCCAATATCGCCGGATATTTCATTGCCGCGTATGGCGTGATGACCACCTTCAGGATCTTCGGTGTCGCGTTTATCATCCTAACACTGCTCCTTGCACGACCCCTGAAATTCCCGGAATCCGGCTGGGTTCCGCGAGGGTGGACGCCTCCAGCACCGAAACCGGGTGAGCACATGCAATGCGAATGTGATCGGTCGATGATGCTCGCATCCCCGTCATTCTACGGGCTCTGGTCCTGTTACTTTATCGGCTGTCTTGCCGGCCTCATGGCAATATCAATCGCAAAACCGGTGGGCACCGATGTGGGAATCGAGACGGGACTTGCCATCTTCCTCGTCGGGTTCTTTGCGCTTTTCAACGGCGGGGGACGTCCCGTCTTCGGTGCCCTCACCGACTCGGTCACGCCCCGGAATGCTGCCATGATCTCGTTCGTGCTGATCGCCGTGGCATCCCTTCTCATGTGGCAAATCCCGGTTATACCGGTGTATATCCTTGCCTTCAGCATACTCTGGGGATGTCTCGGCGGCTGGCTGGCCGTCGCACCGACGACAACGGCGAGTTATTTCGGGACCTGCGACTATCCGCGATGTTACGGGGTCGTCTTTCTTGCCTATGGTGCGGGTGCGATTGCCGGGCCGCAGCTCGCCGGCTTTATCAAAACATCAAGCGGATCCTACATCGGCGTGTTCCCCTACGTGCTGGCCCTTGCGGTTATCGGTTTTTTCATCGCATTCTTCCTGATGAAACCCCCGAAACCGGTCCCCTGA